The Urbifossiella limnaea genome has a window encoding:
- a CDS encoding glucuronyl esterase domain-containing protein, translated as MRPTVLLPLLALVAAVPARADHPPPVQLSAKDDHKRTMDLLGIKELRRGADGNPKSPNAANSDEAKATPYPDLPDPLRLKDGQRVTTPELWRTRRRAEIVEDFDREVYGRVPRQTPKVKWEVTRTEKQTVGDVPVVTKTLVGRVDNSAYPAVTVDIALTLTVPAAAAGPVPVVLEFGFVFPGGKGPALPPPGGKGGPSWQQQVLAKGWGYAILVPATVQADTGAGLTRGIIGLCNAGRPRGVDDWGALRAWAWGASRALDYFETDPSVDARRVMIEGLSRYGKAALVAMAYDERFAVGFIGSSGAGGAKLHRRDFGEKVENVAGSGEYHWMAGNYLKYAGPLTAKDLPVDAHELVALCAPRPVFISVGSAQVEGTWVDARGMFLAGVHAGPVYELLGKRGLGTAEFPPQETALVAGEVAFRQHAGGHTTGPNWPTFLRFAERYVGGPGR; from the coding sequence ATGCGACCGACCGTTCTGCTTCCGTTGCTCGCGCTCGTCGCCGCCGTCCCGGCCCGTGCCGACCACCCGCCGCCGGTCCAGCTCTCCGCGAAGGACGACCACAAGCGCACGATGGACCTGCTCGGCATCAAGGAGCTGCGCCGCGGCGCCGACGGCAACCCCAAGTCGCCGAACGCCGCCAACAGCGACGAGGCGAAGGCCACGCCGTACCCCGACCTCCCCGACCCGCTCCGGCTCAAGGACGGGCAGCGCGTCACCACGCCGGAACTGTGGCGCACCAGGCGCCGCGCCGAGATCGTCGAGGACTTCGACCGCGAGGTGTACGGCCGGGTGCCGCGGCAGACGCCGAAGGTGAAGTGGGAGGTGACCAGGACCGAGAAGCAGACCGTGGGCGACGTCCCGGTCGTCACCAAGACGCTGGTCGGCCGCGTGGACAACTCGGCGTACCCGGCGGTGACCGTGGACATCGCCCTGACGCTGACGGTGCCGGCGGCGGCCGCCGGGCCGGTGCCGGTGGTGCTGGAGTTCGGCTTCGTGTTCCCCGGCGGGAAGGGGCCGGCGCTGCCGCCGCCGGGCGGGAAGGGCGGCCCGTCGTGGCAGCAGCAGGTGCTGGCGAAGGGGTGGGGCTACGCGATCCTGGTTCCGGCCACCGTGCAGGCCGACACCGGCGCCGGGCTGACGCGCGGGATCATCGGCCTTTGCAACGCCGGCCGGCCGCGCGGGGTGGACGACTGGGGCGCGCTGCGGGCCTGGGCCTGGGGCGCCAGCCGGGCGCTCGACTACTTCGAGACCGACCCGAGCGTGGACGCGCGGCGGGTGATGATCGAGGGGCTGTCGCGGTACGGCAAGGCGGCGCTGGTGGCGATGGCCTACGACGAGCGGTTCGCGGTCGGGTTCATCGGCTCGTCGGGGGCCGGCGGGGCGAAGCTGCACCGCCGCGACTTCGGCGAGAAGGTGGAGAACGTGGCCGGCAGCGGCGAGTACCACTGGATGGCCGGGAACTACCTGAAGTACGCCGGCCCGCTGACGGCGAAGGACCTGCCGGTGGACGCGCACGAGCTGGTGGCGCTGTGCGCCCCGCGGCCGGTGTTCATCAGCGTCGGGTCGGCGCAGGTGGAGGGGACGTGGGTGGACGCGCGGGGCATGTTCCTGGCGGGCGTGCACGCCGGGCCGGTGTACGAGTTGCTCGGGAAGCGCGGCCTGGGCACGGCCGAGTTCCCGCCGCAAGAGACGGCGCTGGTGGCGGGCGAGGTGGCGTTCCGCCAGCACGCCGGCGGCCACACCACCGGCCCGAACTGGCCGACGTTCCTCCGCTTCGCGGAGCGGTACGTCGGCGGCCCGGGCCGATAG